The Arachis hypogaea cultivar Tifrunner chromosome 14, arahy.Tifrunner.gnm2.J5K5, whole genome shotgun sequence DNA window TACAAGGGTGCCTAATAGTACAAGTCATGACTTGATTAAACAGCCTTCCAAGAAGAAAGTGGTGGGGTATCAGAGGTCTTCCATGTAGCGATATCATTACCATATCTATCGCCTTTGACAGCATCCGCAGCAGCAAAGGACTCGAGCTCTGCCATTTCTTGTGGTGTAAGTTTCACAGACAAAGCACCAATGTTTTGATTAAAGTTCTCAACTTTAGTGGTTCCAGGAATGGGGCATACATCATTTCCTTGGTGGTGAACCCATGCCAATGCGAGCTGCGACGGGGTGCATCCCTTCTTTGCAGCCATTTCATTGACCCTCTCGAATATAGTCTTGTTCGCCTCCAAGTTCTCAGGTTGGAATCTAGGCATATTCTGCAACATAAGGCACAAGACATAAGAATATATCATTGTATCTGATGAACattgaaataatatatatacaaggaAGGTTGAATATGAAAATGCATTAGTGATTGCCATGAATTTCTGAAATAATTAAGCAATCAGACAAACCTTCCGGTAGTCACCCTCAGGCAAATTCTCAATCAATTTTGATCCTGATGAAAGGAATCCTCTCCCAAGAGGACTATATGCAACAATTCCAATACCAAGTTCCCTGAAAGCAACAAATTTAGAAGCCATGAATATAGACATTGTATCATGTTGTCTTATCAGAAGTACTAAACAGAAAATTCTAAGGTAACATGACATGTTTCGGATATTAATTCGCAGACAGAGCTATAATGCACTGAGAAGAAATTGGTGCATTGATCTTAACATAATTTTGCACAGATAACTTCTATTGATTCTATATTACTGGATCATCATAGTCTATCAAACACCAAGTCATTCCCTTAAAACGCACCTGCAAGTTGGAATTATGTCTTCCTCGACATCTCTTGACCACAGCGACCACTCCAACTGCACGGCCGTTATGGGATGAACAGCATGTGCTCTTCTGATAGTTGAAGCTGAGGCCTCAGATAGACCAATGTACTTTATTTTTCCCTCCTCAACAAGCTTCTTAAGCTCACCAatcttaattaaaattaaataggaAACGGGTTAGGCCACCATAAACAATTAGTATATTTTCATGATCTCATGTTGAAACTTGGAACTAGAAGCATTATAGATTTATA harbors:
- the LOC112798089 gene encoding probable aldo-keto reductase 2 → MAKVGRMKLGSQGLEVSQQGLGCMGMSAFYGPPKPEPDMISLIHHAVQSGVTFLDTSDVYGPHTNEILLGKALKGGIREKVELATKFGATYSEGKFVVRGDPAYVRAACEGSLKRLDIDCIDLYYQHRIDTSVPVEVTIGELKKLVEEGKIKYIGLSEASASTIRRAHAVHPITAVQLEWSLWSRDVEEDIIPTCRELGIGIVAYSPLGRGFLSSGSKLIENLPEGDYRKNMPRFQPENLEANKTIFERVNEMAAKKGCTPSQLALAWVHHQGNDVCPIPGTTKVENFNQNIGALSVKLTPQEMAELESFAAADAVKGDRYGNDIATWKTSDTPPLSSWKAV